The following coding sequences lie in one Treponema socranskii subsp. buccale genomic window:
- a CDS encoding DMT family transporter: MPQEYSKSRIARGVFYIICSSFCFALMGMLAHLAGDIPFMQKAFFRNIIAFFIAFALLIKEQREGKRPFVLPRGSVLFLFFRSVAGSLGIFGNFYALDKINIADASILNKMSPFFTVIFSFFILGEKIMPVPLAAICISIAGAALVIKPSFEITAMFPALAGFLGGVGAGFAYSCVRRLRVMNVNGKLIVACFSLFSLLLAVPFLLFHFSPMTVRQLLIMLAAGIAAAGGQLTITAAYSEAPAAKISIFDYSQIVFSSLMGFFVFGQIPDAMSFAGYTVIIAMAIVVFVYNRRHSDY; this comes from the coding sequence ATGCCTCAAGAATACAGCAAATCTCGCATCGCGCGAGGCGTCTTTTATATTATCTGTTCGTCTTTTTGTTTTGCACTTATGGGAATGCTCGCACACCTTGCAGGCGACATACCTTTTATGCAAAAAGCGTTTTTTCGCAATATCATCGCCTTTTTTATCGCTTTCGCATTATTGATAAAAGAACAGCGCGAAGGAAAGAGGCCGTTTGTACTGCCGCGCGGAAGCGTCCTTTTTCTTTTTTTTCGATCCGTCGCCGGTTCCCTCGGCATATTCGGAAACTTCTATGCGCTCGATAAAATCAATATCGCCGATGCGTCGATTCTCAACAAGATGTCGCCTTTTTTTACCGTCATCTTCAGTTTTTTCATACTCGGTGAAAAGATCATGCCTGTTCCGCTTGCGGCAATCTGTATTTCGATTGCGGGAGCGGCTTTAGTTATAAAACCGTCGTTCGAAATTACGGCCATGTTTCCCGCTCTTGCAGGATTTTTGGGCGGTGTCGGCGCGGGATTCGCATACTCGTGCGTGCGGCGCTTAAGAGTGATGAACGTAAACGGCAAACTCATCGTCGCCTGCTTTTCGCTTTTTTCATTGCTCCTCGCAGTTCCGTTTTTGCTCTTTCACTTTTCACCGATGACAGTCCGCCAGCTCCTTATCATGCTTGCGGCGGGAATCGCGGCTGCAGGCGGTCAGCTTACAATAACGGCGGCATACAGCGAAGCGCCTGCCGCAAAGATCAGCATATTCGATTATTCGCAGATCGTTTTTTCATCGCTTATGGGATTTTTCGTATTCGGTCAAATCCCCGATGCGATGAGCTTCGCAGGTTACACCGTCATCATCGCCATGGCGATCGTCGTATTCGTATACAACAGACGGCACAGCGATTATTAA
- a CDS encoding DUF6675 family protein, with translation MKHIVKKNIFAAAVSLCMLSALCADEGRSDSSTAISPTHDGTRHTIAVKKTERLSAALPNLGEKAAADLVGGKVISFGNGSGEDLTKYVPSSSAAAKKLAAAPQGKSGFAVVSCALIPYPASWKGMSADEKLLSLYNALGRVSTQKGITYISRRAGYKPKTLFTRSYYIADTERTETALADPVASEVPPSDRRYVFQEDTSFGENTYLHTYTDSASEIFVEITNCTPMKYHGVTCLKEREMEMCISAYPLEEGIFFSSAAIVTGQKQTVTVLFIKVDLADAFKRRTDALYEWFLNQINN, from the coding sequence ATGAAACACATTGTCAAAAAAAATATCTTCGCCGCTGCGGTATCGCTTTGTATGCTTTCCGCTCTCTGCGCCGACGAGGGTCGATCCGATTCGTCTACAGCGATTTCTCCGACACACGACGGTACCCGGCATACGATCGCCGTGAAAAAGACCGAGCGTCTTTCGGCGGCTCTTCCGAATCTCGGCGAAAAAGCGGCGGCCGATCTTGTCGGAGGAAAAGTTATTTCTTTCGGTAACGGAAGCGGAGAAGATTTGACAAAGTACGTGCCCTCTTCGAGTGCCGCCGCGAAAAAATTGGCGGCAGCTCCGCAGGGCAAGAGCGGCTTTGCCGTCGTATCGTGTGCGCTCATCCCGTATCCCGCTTCGTGGAAGGGCATGAGTGCGGATGAAAAACTTCTTTCCCTCTACAATGCGCTCGGACGCGTTTCTACGCAAAAGGGCATTACGTATATTTCGCGCCGCGCGGGCTATAAGCCGAAAACGCTTTTTACGCGCTCGTACTACATTGCAGATACCGAACGCACGGAAACCGCGCTCGCCGATCCCGTTGCAAGCGAAGTTCCCCCTTCCGACCGGCGCTACGTGTTTCAGGAAGATACGTCGTTCGGAGAAAATACGTATCTCCATACGTATACCGATTCCGCATCCGAAATCTTCGTCGAAATTACGAACTGCACGCCGATGAAATACCACGGAGTGACGTGCTTAAAAGAGCGCGAAATGGAAATGTGCATTTCGGCGTACCCGCTCGAAGAAGGTATTTTCTTTTCTTCCGCGGCGATCGTTACGGGGCAAAAGCAGACGGTAACCGTCCTCTTTATAAAAGTGGATTTGGCCGACGCATTTAAACGCCGCACCGATGCGCTCTACGAGTGGTTCCTCAATCAAATTAATAATTAA